From a single Oscillospiraceae bacterium genomic region:
- a CDS encoding dihydrolipoamide acetyltransferase family protein, whose product MAIGILMPKQGITVESCILTEWKKKVGDEVKVGDVLFAYETDKASFECESTESGTMLAQFFADGDEVAVLTNVCAIGKPGEDFAALAPQKEGETAATATVVATSTPETATVQVSDVKPEPVQTVAAAGGELKVSPRAKAAAERLGIDLGTVTPSGPEGRIIERDLASVNTFAKETATTAPAAAPTPAASAPAAEFEDVKLSGVRRSIAKAMVNSLSSMAQLTHHFSFDATEIMALRAKLKASAETLGLPNITLNDIVMYAVSRTVKNHPYCNAHMMGDSIRLFKHVNLGMAVDTERGLLVPTIFNADTLSLADIAKQSKALAKEAQGGSISPDKLSGGTFTVSNLGSLGVEMFTPIINPPQTCIIGVCNLQTKVKLVNGQPVYYQAMGLSLTYDHRAVDGAPASRFMQELCRNLENFNALLAM is encoded by the coding sequence ATGGCAATCGGAATTTTGATGCCCAAGCAGGGCATTACGGTGGAATCGTGCATTCTCACCGAGTGGAAAAAGAAAGTCGGCGACGAGGTTAAGGTCGGTGACGTGCTGTTTGCGTACGAGACCGACAAGGCATCGTTCGAGTGCGAATCCACCGAATCCGGCACGATGCTTGCGCAGTTTTTTGCGGACGGAGATGAAGTCGCCGTTTTGACCAATGTCTGTGCGATCGGCAAACCCGGTGAGGATTTTGCGGCTTTGGCGCCCCAAAAAGAGGGGGAAACCGCAGCAACGGCAACTGTTGTTGCTACCTCGACTCCCGAGACGGCGACGGTTCAGGTGTCCGACGTGAAACCCGAACCGGTTCAGACCGTTGCTGCGGCAGGCGGCGAACTCAAGGTCTCTCCGCGCGCAAAAGCGGCTGCGGAACGGTTGGGCATTGATCTCGGAACCGTGACCCCGTCGGGTCCGGAAGGCAGAATTATCGAGCGTGATCTGGCTTCGGTCAATACGTTTGCGAAAGAAACTGCGACAACTGCACCGGCTGCTGCGCCGACTCCTGCTGCATCTGCTCCTGCTGCGGAATTTGAAGACGTCAAGCTCTCCGGCGTACGCCGTTCGATTGCCAAGGCCATGGTCAACTCGCTGTCTTCGATGGCACAGCTGACCCACCATTTCAGCTTCGACGCGACCGAGATCATGGCGCTGCGCGCCAAGCTCAAGGCCTCGGCCGAAACACTGGGCCTGCCGAATATCACCCTGAACGACATCGTGATGTATGCGGTTTCGCGCACGGTCAAAAACCATCCCTACTGCAACGCACACATGATGGGTGACTCGATTCGCCTGTTCAAACACGTCAATCTCGGCATGGCGGTCGACACCGAACGCGGTCTGCTGGTGCCGACGATTTTTAACGCCGACACCCTGTCGCTTGCCGATATTGCAAAGCAGTCCAAAGCACTGGCCAAAGAGGCGCAGGGCGGCAGCATCAGCCCGGACAAACTCTCGGGCGGCACCTTCACCGTCTCCAACCTCGGTTCGTTAGGCGTGGAGATGTTCACCCCGATCATCAACCCGCCGCAGACCTGCATCATCGGCGTCTGCAACCTCCAGACCAAGGTAAAACTGGTCAACGGCCAACCGGTCTATTATCAGGCGATGGGGCTTTCGCTGACCTACGACCACAGAGCGGTCGACGGCGCGCCGGCATCGAGATTTATGCAGGAACTGTGCAGGAATTTGGAGAATTTCAACGCGCTGCTGGCGATGTAA
- a CDS encoding sialidase family protein, with amino-acid sequence MKKFTVARNDNFYQAFPDVTLFGQTLYCVFTRTTHHGDRLDSRIMLTTSVDRGQSWSEPEVLMGEGDHAIEDGYFNCARISIVNGELAVIADRVFGGEAKDMADNYIMFSKDGKKWTKPHNTGCKGIVPDKLLEYKGTVLLSAHRKVDGYLRQFLWISEDGCKTWGDRITLGSVDGLNLCEVSILPLGDDLVAFMRENSGLGYDCQKTVSHDGGKTWGKVSCFPLPGCHRPVSGVLNSGNILITHRFMQGGKGWVGFWTQNFFAGLTNKESALAEERNQCSTRIMPIDYDRSAVSDIGYSGWVQFPDGEIIIIYYIVDDAPKGQIRGCSLHEHEFLIK; translated from the coding sequence ATGAAAAAATTCACTGTTGCCCGTAACGACAATTTCTATCAGGCGTTCCCCGATGTCACCCTCTTCGGACAGACGCTCTACTGCGTTTTTACCCGTACCACACACCATGGTGATCGCCTTGATTCGCGCATCATGCTGACCACCAGCGTTGACCGCGGTCAGAGCTGGAGCGAACCGGAAGTTTTGATGGGCGAAGGCGATCATGCCATTGAAGACGGTTATTTCAACTGCGCCCGTATTTCGATCGTCAACGGCGAACTGGCTGTCATCGCGGATCGGGTCTTCGGCGGCGAAGCGAAAGACATGGCGGATAACTATATTATGTTCTCCAAAGACGGCAAAAAATGGACCAAGCCCCACAACACCGGCTGCAAAGGCATCGTACCGGATAAACTGCTTGAATACAAAGGAACCGTGCTGCTTTCCGCACACCGCAAAGTTGACGGTTATCTGCGCCAGTTTTTGTGGATCAGCGAAGACGGCTGCAAGACCTGGGGCGACCGTATTACATTGGGTTCGGTCGACGGTCTGAACCTGTGTGAAGTTTCGATTTTGCCGCTGGGCGATGACCTTGTCGCTTTTATGCGCGAAAATTCCGGCCTCGGTTACGATTGCCAGAAAACCGTCTCCCATGACGGCGGCAAAACCTGGGGCAAGGTCAGCTGCTTCCCGCTGCCCGGCTGCCACCGTCCCGTCAGCGGCGTTTTAAACAGCGGAAACATTCTGATCACCCACCGCTTTATGCAGGGTGGTAAGGGCTGGGTCGGTTTCTGGACTCAAAACTTCTTCGCGGGTCTGACCAACAAGGAATCCGCACTGGCCGAGGAACGTAATCAATGCTCCACCCGTATCATGCCGATCGATTATGACCGCAGCGCCGTCTCCGATATCGGTTACTCGGGTTGGGTACAGTTCCCCGACGGCGAAATTATCATTATCTACTACATTGTAGACGACGCGCCGAAAGGTCAGATTCGGGGTTGTTCGCTTCATGAACATGAATTTTTAATCAAATAA
- a CDS encoding SDR family NAD(P)-dependent oxidoreductase, translated as MSLETIAKISNKYGANPEYVLAGGGNTSFKDADFLYIKGSGTSLATIKPEGFVKLDRKALAAIFEKKYPTGRDEREAAVLADMMAARVPGETKRPSVETLLHDAIPSKYVLHLHPAEINGMTCGKNGSAIFEKLFGDRGIWVRPIMPGYILATEIAGEIKAFAEKNGKNPDYILLENHGIFLGGESEDELDRKFSDFLSVLRTAIVKKPDFSKISFDLETAAMLGAAIRGITGGDGFAVFCTDFEIAKFVQNKAEFSKIYTSFSPDHMVYCKGETVFCAPDADSLSKAIGDYQKRTNGMPKIVGVEGLGYYAIGPTKKEADIAAAVFKDAIKVAVFAENFGGGKPLPEELILAISGWEVERYRKSVAFSGAQQKRAQNKIVLVTGSAQGFGKGIAEDLAKEGAVIAVADLNYEGACEVAEELCQNYGAGTAIGISANVGDEDSVREMIYKTVCEYGGLDALVSNAGIVRAGSLDEMTLANFELSTKINYTAFFLCSKYASKVMKATNKYASYKMADIIQINSKSGLTGSNKNFAYAGSKFGGLGLVQSFALELAPERIKVNAICPGNFLDGPLWTDPVKGLFVQYLAAGKVPGAKTVEDVKKSYESKVPLGRGCLVKDVVRAILYIMEQEYETGQAVPVTGGQEMLH; from the coding sequence ATGTCACTTGAGACCATTGCAAAGATTTCAAACAAATACGGGGCAAATCCCGAATATGTGCTGGCCGGCGGCGGCAACACGTCGTTTAAAGATGCCGACTTCCTCTATATCAAGGGGTCGGGCACTTCACTCGCCACGATTAAGCCCGAGGGTTTCGTCAAGCTCGACCGCAAGGCGCTGGCGGCAATTTTTGAAAAGAAATACCCGACCGGTCGTGACGAGCGTGAAGCCGCGGTGCTGGCCGACATGATGGCAGCCCGTGTTCCCGGCGAGACCAAACGTCCCAGCGTTGAGACGCTGCTGCACGACGCGATTCCGTCCAAATATGTGCTGCATCTGCATCCCGCCGAAATCAACGGCATGACCTGCGGCAAAAACGGCAGCGCGATTTTTGAAAAGCTCTTCGGCGACCGGGGTATCTGGGTGCGTCCGATCATGCCCGGCTATATTCTCGCAACCGAGATTGCCGGGGAAATCAAGGCGTTTGCCGAGAAAAACGGTAAAAACCCTGATTACATCCTGCTTGAAAACCACGGGATTTTCCTCGGCGGTGAAAGCGAAGACGAACTCGACCGCAAATTTTCCGACTTCCTCTCCGTGCTGCGTACCGCGATTGTGAAAAAGCCGGATTTCTCGAAAATTTCGTTTGATCTCGAGACGGCCGCCATGTTGGGCGCGGCGATCCGCGGAATCACGGGCGGAGACGGTTTCGCGGTCTTCTGCACCGATTTCGAAATCGCAAAGTTTGTACAAAACAAAGCTGAATTTTCGAAAATTTATACCTCCTTTTCACCCGACCACATGGTCTATTGCAAGGGTGAAACCGTTTTCTGCGCGCCCGATGCCGATTCCCTTTCTAAAGCCATCGGCGATTATCAGAAGCGCACAAACGGTATGCCGAAAATCGTGGGCGTTGAGGGACTTGGATATTACGCGATCGGTCCGACCAAAAAAGAGGCCGACATTGCGGCGGCGGTCTTCAAAGACGCCATCAAGGTCGCGGTGTTCGCCGAGAATTTCGGCGGCGGAAAACCCCTGCCCGAGGAACTGATTCTCGCCATCAGCGGCTGGGAAGTCGAGCGTTACCGCAAGAGCGTGGCGTTTTCCGGAGCGCAGCAAAAACGCGCACAGAATAAAATCGTGCTCGTGACCGGCAGCGCGCAGGGATTCGGCAAGGGTATCGCCGAGGATTTGGCCAAAGAAGGCGCGGTGATCGCGGTGGCCGACCTCAACTACGAGGGTGCCTGCGAAGTCGCGGAAGAACTCTGCCAAAATTACGGCGCGGGTACCGCCATCGGCATCTCGGCCAACGTCGGCGACGAGGACAGCGTGCGTGAGATGATTTACAAGACCGTGTGCGAATACGGCGGTCTCGATGCGCTGGTTTCTAACGCGGGCATCGTGCGGGCGGGTTCGCTCGACGAGATGACGCTGGCCAACTTTGAGCTCAGCACCAAAATCAACTACACGGCGTTTTTCCTGTGTTCCAAGTACGCTTCCAAGGTCATGAAAGCCACAAATAAATACGCATCGTATAAAATGGCAGATATTATACAAATTAACTCCAAATCCGGACTCACCGGCTCGAATAAAAACTTTGCTTACGCGGGTTCCAAGTTCGGCGGTCTCGGACTGGTGCAGAGCTTCGCGCTCGAACTTGCCCCCGAACGCATCAAGGTCAACGCCATCTGCCCCGGCAACTTCCTCGACGGGCCGCTTTGGACCGATCCCGTTAAGGGGTTATTCGTGCAGTATCTGGCGGCGGGGAAAGTGCCCGGCGCGAAGACCGTGGAAGACGTGAAAAAGTCCTACGAATCTAAGGTACCGCTCGGACGCGGCTGTCTGGTGAAAGACGTCGTGCGCGCCATCCTCTACATCATGGAACAGGAATACGAGACCGGTCAGGCCGTTCCCGTCACCGGCGGTCAGGAAATGCTGCATTAA
- the lpdA gene encoding dihydrolipoyl dehydrogenase, producing MDLFDLIVIGGGPGGYLAAERAGHAGLKVALFEKRSLGGVCLNEGCIPSKALLYSAKVFDYANHASAYGVTVKGATIDQNTVIDRKDGVVKTLVSGVGATMKKNHVTVVNAAAVIKGKTADGFEVEADGKSYTGKKLIIAAGSEAVVPPIPGAKEGLAAGYVMTNREILALREIPKALAIIGGGVIGLEMASYFCSVGSKVTVIEMLNKIAGPTDDEISTILQKNYAKKGVDFKLGCKVTGFEKGSVSYTDPEGKAQTLACDYALMSIGRRPSSAGLGLEAIGVYMERGAVKTDDHLLTNVPDVYAVGDINGKLMLAHTAYREAEVAVNHILGKKDTMRYGAIASVIYTNPEVGCVGETEESAKQKGFTVKTAKLPMIYSGRYLAEGGGDGICKIIADAKTNKLLGVHMIGSYCSEIIYGAAQMIESGMKIETLKELVFPHPTVSEIVREVLFEL from the coding sequence ATGGATTTATTTGATCTGATTGTCATCGGCGGAGGTCCGGGCGGCTATTTGGCCGCTGAACGGGCCGGACATGCCGGTTTAAAAGTGGCGCTGTTTGAAAAACGCTCCTTGGGCGGCGTGTGCCTGAACGAGGGCTGCATCCCGTCGAAAGCGTTATTGTATTCGGCGAAGGTCTTCGACTACGCAAACCACGCGTCGGCCTACGGTGTGACCGTAAAAGGCGCAACGATTGACCAAAACACCGTGATTGACCGCAAAGACGGCGTTGTCAAGACGCTTGTTTCCGGCGTCGGCGCAACCATGAAGAAAAATCACGTCACCGTGGTAAATGCGGCTGCCGTCATCAAAGGCAAAACCGCCGACGGGTTTGAAGTTGAAGCGGACGGGAAATCCTATACCGGTAAAAAGCTGATTATCGCGGCGGGTTCGGAGGCCGTTGTGCCGCCGATTCCGGGTGCAAAAGAGGGTCTTGCCGCCGGGTACGTGATGACCAACCGTGAGATTTTGGCACTGCGCGAAATACCGAAGGCGCTGGCCATTATCGGCGGAGGGGTCATCGGGCTTGAGATGGCGAGTTATTTCTGCTCGGTCGGCTCCAAAGTCACCGTGATTGAGATGCTCAACAAGATCGCGGGTCCGACCGACGACGAAATCTCGACGATTTTACAGAAAAACTACGCCAAAAAGGGCGTGGACTTTAAACTGGGCTGCAAGGTTACAGGTTTTGAAAAAGGCAGCGTCTCTTATACCGACCCAGAGGGTAAAGCCCAAACGCTTGCCTGCGATTATGCGCTGATGTCGATCGGCAGACGGCCTTCGAGCGCCGGTTTGGGGCTTGAAGCCATCGGCGTTTATATGGAACGCGGCGCGGTCAAGACCGACGACCATCTGCTGACCAACGTCCCGGATGTGTATGCGGTCGGCGATATCAACGGAAAACTGATGCTGGCGCACACGGCTTACCGTGAGGCTGAAGTCGCCGTCAACCACATTCTCGGCAAAAAAGACACCATGCGTTACGGCGCGATTGCGTCGGTCATTTACACCAATCCCGAGGTCGGCTGTGTCGGCGAGACCGAAGAGAGTGCAAAGCAAAAGGGCTTTACGGTCAAAACCGCCAAACTGCCGATGATCTACAGCGGCCGGTATCTGGCCGAAGGCGGCGGAGACGGTATTTGCAAAATCATCGCCGACGCCAAAACCAATAAACTGCTCGGTGTGCATATGATCGGCAGCTACTGCTCCGAAATTATCTACGGCGCGGCTCAGATGATCGAGTCGGGTATGAAAATCGAAACCCTTAAGGAGCTGGTTTTTCCGCACCCCACGGTCAGCGAGATCGTGCGTGAAGTCCTGTTTGAGCTTTAA
- a CDS encoding zinc-binding dehydrogenase: MKTKAMRLYGKNDLRVEEFELPPIKEDEILAKIVSDSVCMSSYKAAMQGADHKRVPNDVDKNPIIIGHEFCGELVEIGKKWAGKFKAGQKFVLQPALNLPENPYLAPGYSFQYIGGDATYVVIPASVMEQDCLLSYGGEAFFFGSLAEPVSCIVGGFHVNYHTQNGVYEHKMGIIKNGKMALLAGVGPMGLGAIDYALHCDRKPSLLVVTDIDDARLARAKSLYSEEEAAKNGVKLIYLNTGKVEDPVAALRELSGGTGYNDVYVYAPVASVVEQADKILGHDGCLNFFAGPTNPEFRAQFNFYNVHYLYTHVAGNSGGNTDDMREALAMMEKGLLNPSAMITHFGGLNAAPETTLHLPEIKGGKKLIYTHISYPLTAIADLPELGKTDPLSKKLADIVAKNNGLWCAEAEKVLLAEAPEI, from the coding sequence ATGAAAACCAAAGCCATGCGCCTTTACGGCAAAAACGATCTGCGGGTCGAAGAATTCGAGCTTCCGCCGATCAAGGAAGACGAGATTTTAGCCAAAATCGTCTCCGACAGCGTCTGCATGTCGTCTTATAAGGCGGCTATGCAGGGCGCCGACCACAAGCGCGTCCCCAACGACGTCGACAAGAATCCGATCATCATCGGGCATGAATTCTGCGGCGAGTTGGTCGAGATCGGCAAGAAATGGGCCGGAAAATTCAAAGCCGGACAGAAATTTGTCCTTCAGCCCGCGCTGAATCTGCCGGAAAATCCCTATCTGGCACCCGGTTATTCGTTTCAATATATCGGCGGCGACGCGACCTACGTCGTCATTCCCGCCAGCGTGATGGAGCAGGACTGCCTGCTTTCTTACGGCGGTGAGGCGTTCTTTTTCGGCTCGCTTGCCGAGCCTGTCAGCTGCATCGTCGGCGGTTTCCATGTCAACTATCATACGCAGAACGGTGTGTACGAGCATAAAATGGGCATTATAAAGAACGGCAAGATGGCGCTGCTCGCCGGCGTCGGCCCGATGGGCCTCGGCGCGATCGACTATGCCCTGCACTGCGACCGCAAACCGTCTCTTTTGGTCGTCACCGACATCGACGACGCCCGCCTTGCGCGTGCAAAATCTTTGTACAGCGAAGAAGAAGCCGCGAAAAACGGTGTAAAGCTGATTTACCTGAATACCGGAAAAGTTGAGGACCCGGTCGCTGCTCTGCGCGAGCTCTCCGGCGGCACCGGATATAACGACGTATACGTCTACGCGCCGGTGGCCTCGGTCGTCGAACAGGCCGATAAAATCCTCGGACACGATGGCTGCCTGAACTTTTTCGCGGGCCCGACCAATCCCGAGTTCCGCGCGCAGTTCAATTTCTACAATGTCCATTATCTTTATACCCACGTCGCAGGCAACAGCGGCGGCAACACCGACGACATGCGTGAAGCTCTTGCGATGATGGAAAAAGGTCTGTTGAATCCGTCGGCTATGATCACTCATTTCGGCGGTCTGAATGCGGCGCCCGAAACCACACTGCACCTGCCCGAAATCAAGGGCGGCAAGAAACTGATCTACACCCACATCAGCTACCCGCTGACCGCGATTGCCGATCTGCCCGAGTTGGGCAAAACCGATCCGCTGAGCAAGAAACTCGCCGACATCGTGGCAAAAAACAACGGACTGTGGTGCGCCGAAGCCGAAAAGGTGTTGTTGGCGGAGGCGCCTGAGATTTAA
- a CDS encoding L-rhamnose isomerase, translating into MNTDELEKKLRDAANEIAVFVKDGTAEAKIYGAYKLAKDAYAAIGVDTDAAIAKIDTVDLSLHCWQGDDVSGFEHEDTALTGGIMATGNYPGKARNSEQLFADLEKTISMIPGPKKVNVHANYITSKEKPDRDAIEPENFSGWADWAVANKVGLDFNSTFFSHPNADSGYTLASADDSIRNFWIEHAIRSRRVGEYFGRKTGKLCIVNHWIPDGSKDNPIDKLSPRERLIDSYDRIFREHLNPAYTKDSVESKLFGIGSEAYVPGSHEFYMGYALSRKNTMVTLDTGHFHPTESVAQKLSSLLCFLPEVLLHVSRPIRWDSDHVVIMDDELRALMSEIVRCNALSRTYIATDYFDASINRLAAWIVGARNTKKMLLNALLEPVADLKAAELAGDNTARLALTEEYKSYPLGAVWDYYCLTKNVPVRGAWLEEVKKYEADVLAKR; encoded by the coding sequence ATGAATACTGACGAACTGGAAAAGAAACTGCGCGATGCGGCAAATGAGATCGCTGTTTTCGTCAAGGACGGCACCGCGGAAGCCAAAATTTACGGCGCATACAAACTGGCGAAGGATGCTTACGCCGCCATCGGCGTCGATACCGACGCCGCCATCGCCAAAATCGATACCGTTGACCTGTCCCTGCACTGCTGGCAGGGCGACGACGTATCCGGTTTCGAACACGAGGATACCGCGCTGACCGGCGGCATTATGGCCACCGGCAACTACCCCGGAAAAGCGCGCAACTCCGAACAGCTCTTCGCCGACCTCGAAAAGACCATCTCGATGATCCCCGGCCCCAAAAAGGTCAATGTCCACGCCAACTACATCACCTCCAAAGAAAAACCCGACCGCGACGCCATTGAGCCGGAGAACTTTTCCGGCTGGGCCGACTGGGCTGTCGCCAACAAGGTCGGTCTCGACTTCAACTCGACGTTTTTTTCCCACCCCAACGCAGACAGCGGTTACACGCTGGCCTCGGCGGACGACAGCATCCGCAATTTCTGGATTGAACATGCCATCCGCAGCCGCCGCGTAGGTGAATATTTCGGGCGGAAAACCGGCAAACTCTGTATTGTAAACCACTGGATTCCCGACGGCAGCAAGGACAACCCCATCGACAAACTTTCTCCGCGCGAACGGTTGATCGACTCCTATGACCGCATTTTCCGCGAACATTTGAATCCGGCCTACACCAAGGACTCGGTCGAGTCGAAACTCTTCGGCATCGGCAGCGAGGCCTATGTCCCCGGGTCGCACGAGTTTTATATGGGCTATGCGCTCTCGCGCAAAAACACGATGGTCACGCTCGACACCGGACACTTCCATCCGACCGAATCGGTCGCGCAGAAGCTGTCTTCCCTGCTTTGCTTCCTGCCCGAAGTGCTGCTGCACGTCTCGCGCCCCATCCGCTGGGACTCCGACCACGTGGTCATCATGGACGACGAACTGCGCGCGCTGATGAGCGAAATCGTGCGCTGCAACGCGCTCTCCCGCACTTATATCGCAACCGATTATTTCGACGCCTCCATCAACCGGCTTGCCGCCTGGATTGTCGGCGCGCGCAACACCAAGAAGATGCTGCTCAACGCACTGCTCGAACCGGTCGCCGATTTGAAAGCCGCCGAACTCGCCGGAGACAACACCGCGCGGCTGGCGCTGACCGAGGAATACAAATCCTATCCGCTCGGTGCCGTCTGGGATTACTATTGCCTGACCAAGAATGTGCCGGTGCGCGGCGCGTGGTTGGAAGAAGTCAAAAAATACGAGGCCGACGTGTTGGCGAAGAGATAA
- a CDS encoding PHP domain-containing protein — MLQLKQLSDEKRVVRLTALATLLELERSGAMKAPETGHFVNNHIHTKFSFSPYYPTGAIWYARAAGLQTAGIMDHDSVSGIDEFYVAGDLCKMPVTSGFEVRVNLADSPFGDRRVNNPDQNGVAYVACHGIPKNRTAQAEAFLGPIRAARNIRNQAMVVRLNELLAPADIFIDFDKDVAPLSRFKEGGSITERHLLFAVSMALVERFGKRGDVVPFLSDKLGVQCSDKVKAQLSDVDNPFYEYDLLGLLKAYLVKDFYIPAKAELPEPRKFIEFVRSIGAISAYAYLGDVGSSVTGDKQTAKYEDDYLDDLFDYLKYTGFDAITYMPSRNTSEQLSRVMALCDKHNFFQISGEDINSPRQSFICPALSKPEYAHLYEATWALIGHERAAAKNPADSFTSPQTAEKYPKMAERVKAFAAMCRERS, encoded by the coding sequence ATGCTTCAACTCAAACAACTTTCCGATGAGAAACGGGTCGTGCGCCTGACCGCGCTGGCGACGCTTCTCGAACTGGAACGGTCCGGTGCGATGAAAGCGCCGGAGACGGGACACTTTGTCAACAACCACATCCACACCAAATTCAGCTTTTCGCCCTACTACCCGACCGGGGCGATTTGGTACGCCCGGGCAGCCGGACTTCAGACCGCGGGCATTATGGATCACGACTCGGTCAGCGGTATTGACGAGTTTTATGTCGCCGGTGACCTGTGCAAAATGCCGGTTACGAGCGGCTTTGAGGTGCGTGTCAATCTGGCGGACTCCCCGTTCGGAGACCGCCGCGTCAACAACCCCGACCAAAACGGCGTCGCCTACGTCGCCTGCCACGGCATTCCGAAAAACCGTACCGCTCAGGCCGAGGCGTTTTTGGGTCCGATCCGCGCCGCACGCAACATTCGCAATCAGGCTATGGTCGTACGGCTGAACGAACTGCTTGCGCCCGCCGACATCTTCATCGATTTCGATAAAGACGTCGCGCCGCTTTCCAGATTCAAAGAGGGCGGCAGCATCACCGAGCGCCATCTGCTGTTCGCGGTCTCCATGGCGCTTGTCGAGCGATTCGGCAAACGCGGCGACGTGGTTCCGTTTTTATCGGACAAACTGGGTGTGCAGTGCAGCGACAAGGTGAAAGCGCAGCTTTCCGACGTCGATAACCCCTTTTATGAATACGACCTGCTCGGACTTTTAAAGGCGTATCTGGTCAAAGATTTTTATATTCCGGCCAAAGCCGAACTGCCCGAACCGCGCAAGTTTATCGAATTTGTCCGCTCCATCGGTGCGATTTCGGCCTACGCCTATCTCGGCGACGTCGGCAGCTCGGTTACGGGCGACAAACAGACCGCCAAATACGAGGACGATTATCTCGACGATTTATTCGACTATCTGAAATACACGGGGTTTGACGCGATCACCTATATGCCGTCGCGCAACACCTCCGAACAGCTTTCGCGCGTGATGGCGTTATGCGATAAGCACAACTTCTTCCAGATCAGCGGCGAGGACATCAACTCCCCGCGTCAAAGCTTTATCTGCCCCGCGCTCTCAAAACCCGAATACGCACATCTTTACGAGGCGACCTGGGCGCTGATCGGACATGAACGCGCCGCCGCCAAAAATCCGGCCGACTCGTTCACCTCTCCGCAGACGGCGGAAAAATACCCGAAGATGGCGGAACGTGTAAAAGCGTTTGCGGCTATGTGTAGGGAACGGTCTTGA